From one Marinobacter sp. LV10MA510-1 genomic stretch:
- the ffh gene encoding signal recognition particle protein, with amino-acid sequence MFENLQDRLSGSLRKITGQARLTEDNIKDTLREVRMALLEADVALPVVKDFVEGVRQRAIGQEVQRSLTPGQVFVKVVQQELERVMGEANTGLNLSVAPPAVIMMAGLQGAGKTTTVAKLARFLKERQKKSVMVVSADIYRPAAIKQLETLANEVGVEFFPSSADQNPVAIAEGAISAARKKHIDVVILDTAGRLAIDEMMMGEISRLHAAVKPIETLFVVDAMTGQDAANTAKAFNEALPLTGVVLTKTDGDARGGAALSVRHITGKPIKFLGVGEKSDALELFHPDRVASRILGMGDVLSLIEEAERKLDQSKAEKLTKKIKKGKSFDLEDFRDQLQQMKSMGGIGGLMDKLPGMGQMAKVAQQQVNDKSMGQMEAIICSMTSKERRYPDTINNSRKRRIANGSGSQIQDVNRLLKQHKQMQKMMKKFSKKGGMANMMRGLGGMMPPGGGGGQPPFGRM; translated from the coding sequence ATGTTTGAAAATCTACAGGACCGACTCTCCGGCAGTCTGCGCAAAATCACGGGTCAGGCGCGGCTTACCGAAGACAATATCAAAGATACGCTGCGTGAAGTTCGCATGGCGCTGCTTGAAGCCGACGTTGCTTTGCCGGTGGTTAAGGACTTCGTAGAGGGTGTTCGCCAGCGTGCCATTGGCCAGGAAGTTCAGCGTAGCCTGACACCCGGCCAGGTGTTTGTGAAAGTGGTGCAGCAGGAGCTTGAGCGGGTGATGGGCGAGGCCAACACCGGCCTGAATCTGTCGGTTGCTCCGCCTGCGGTCATCATGATGGCGGGCCTGCAGGGTGCCGGTAAAACCACCACCGTTGCCAAGCTGGCGCGATTCCTGAAAGAGCGCCAGAAGAAAAGCGTGATGGTGGTCAGTGCTGACATTTACCGGCCGGCCGCTATCAAGCAGCTGGAAACCCTGGCCAACGAGGTAGGCGTAGAGTTCTTCCCCAGCTCCGCCGACCAAAACCCGGTTGCCATTGCCGAAGGCGCCATTAGCGCAGCGCGCAAGAAACACATTGATGTGGTGATACTGGATACCGCCGGCCGCCTCGCCATCGATGAAATGATGATGGGCGAAATCAGCCGCCTGCACGCCGCGGTAAAACCGATAGAAACCCTGTTCGTGGTAGACGCCATGACCGGGCAAGACGCCGCCAACACCGCCAAGGCCTTTAACGAAGCCTTGCCGCTGACAGGTGTGGTGCTTACCAAAACCGACGGCGATGCCCGTGGCGGTGCTGCCCTGTCGGTACGTCACATTACTGGCAAGCCGATCAAATTCCTGGGTGTGGGTGAAAAATCCGACGCTTTGGAGCTGTTTCATCCAGATCGGGTGGCGTCACGCATCCTGGGTATGGGCGATGTGCTTTCTCTTATAGAGGAAGCCGAGCGCAAGCTGGACCAGAGCAAGGCCGAGAAGCTCACCAAAAAGATCAAGAAAGGCAAAAGCTTTGATCTTGAAGACTTCCGTGACCAACTCCAGCAAATGAAAAGTATGGGCGGCATTGGCGGCCTGATGGACAAGCTGCCGGGCATGGGCCAGATGGCTAAGGTGGCCCAGCAGCAGGTAAACGACAAGTCGATGGGGCAAATGGAAGCGATTATCTGTTCCATGACATCCAAAGAGCGCCGTTACCCGGACACTATCAACAACTCCCGCAAGCGTCGTATTGCCAATGGCTCCGGTTCGCAGATTCAAGATGTGAACCGGCTGCTTAAGCAGCACAAGCAAATGCAGAAGATGATGAAAAAGTTTAGTAAGAAAGGCGGAATGGCCAACATGATGCGCGGTTTGGGTGGTATGATGCCGCCCGGCGGTGGAGGCGGTCAGCCTCCCTTTGGTCGTATGTAA
- the trmD gene encoding tRNA (guanosine(37)-N1)-methyltransferase TrmD: MWIGAVSLFPEMFAAVTDYGITSRAVRDGLITFHSWNPRDFTHDRHRTVDDRPYGGGPGMLMKIQPLRDAIHAARQAAPGPACVVYLSPQGETLNQAVVESLAAEQRLILVAGRYEGVDERLITAEVDREVSLGDFVLSGGELAAMAVIDAVTRLIPGALGHAQSAEQDSFADGLLDCPHYTRPEVYEGQAVPDVLLGGHHDQIRRWRLKQSLRRTSERRPDLLKKREFSEEERKLLAEILNEPCASESSGH, from the coding sequence GTGTGGATTGGCGCTGTCAGTCTGTTCCCGGAAATGTTTGCAGCGGTAACCGATTATGGCATCACCAGCAGGGCCGTGCGTGACGGGTTAATCACCTTTCACAGCTGGAACCCGCGGGATTTCACCCATGATCGTCACCGCACGGTAGACGACCGCCCCTACGGTGGCGGCCCCGGTATGCTGATGAAAATTCAGCCGCTACGGGATGCTATTCACGCTGCACGGCAAGCGGCTCCGGGCCCGGCTTGTGTGGTGTATTTATCGCCTCAGGGTGAAACCCTGAATCAGGCAGTTGTGGAATCTCTGGCAGCAGAGCAACGGCTAATACTGGTGGCGGGCCGTTATGAAGGTGTGGATGAACGCTTGATTACGGCAGAAGTAGATCGTGAAGTGTCGCTGGGAGACTTTGTGCTTTCCGGCGGTGAACTGGCAGCCATGGCTGTGATTGATGCGGTTACGCGCCTCATCCCCGGAGCGCTGGGTCATGCGCAGTCGGCAGAGCAGGATTCGTTCGCCGACGGTTTACTGGATTGTCCGCACTATACCCGGCCCGAAGTGTATGAAGGTCAGGCGGTGCCGGATGTTTTGTTGGGCGGTCACCATGATCAGATCCGGCGTTGGCGGCTTAAACAGTCGTTGAGGCGAACCAGCGAGCGACGCCCCGACCTGCTTAAAAAGCGGGAGTTTTCGGAAGAAGAGCGCAAGCTACTGGCAGAGATTTTAAACGAACCGTGTGCCTCTGAATCTTCAGGGCATTAA
- the grxD gene encoding Grx4 family monothiol glutaredoxin, whose translation MDMNDTIKSQLEENSVILYMKGSPQAPQCGFSAKTVQALMACGEKFAFVNILDNPELREALKVHSSWPTYPQLYISGELVGGCDIIMEMSENGELATAVKAACKQAEA comes from the coding sequence ATGGATATGAACGACACCATTAAAAGCCAACTCGAAGAAAACTCGGTCATTCTGTATATGAAGGGTTCTCCTCAAGCGCCACAGTGCGGTTTTTCGGCAAAAACAGTTCAGGCGTTAATGGCCTGCGGCGAGAAATTTGCGTTTGTAAACATTCTGGACAACCCGGAACTGCGTGAAGCGCTGAAAGTGCACTCTAGCTGGCCTACTTACCCGCAGCTGTATATTAGCGGCGAATTGGTTGGCGGCTGCGACATCATTATGGAAATGTCGGAAAACGGCGAGCTGGCCACAGCTGTCAAAGCTGCGTGCAAGCAGGCAGAGGCCTGA
- a CDS encoding RNA-guided endonuclease InsQ/TnpB family protein, with amino-acid sequence MRIVPKGNCFIIEIVYNESKIVEAGRFCRLLDTSRKAGIDLGINNLIALATDQPGVRPVLINGKALKSINAWYNKRVAKLRSQGKYAHIRAVTNKRNRRIKDLLHRASSKVIAYCRENNIGTLVIGYNKHWKQEVNIGRVNNQKFVGIPHAILISQIQYKCQALGITTVIQEESYTSKASALDNDFMPVYGNNPENVVPLFSGKRIRRGLYQSKHGIINADINGALNILRKATGEALGLACKGCVSNPIMMDLMPHKSVVIRRENTAHQIAA; translated from the coding sequence GTGCGGATCGTACCCAAGGGCAACTGCTTCATTATCGAAATCGTTTACAACGAATCAAAGATTGTGGAGGCGGGTCGCTTCTGCCGTCTTCTCGACACATCCCGCAAGGCCGGGATCGATTTAGGCATCAACAATCTTATCGCCCTCGCAACCGATCAGCCGGGCGTTCGCCCTGTTCTGATCAACGGTAAAGCGCTGAAATCGATCAATGCCTGGTACAACAAACGTGTGGCCAAACTTCGCTCTCAAGGCAAATACGCCCACATCCGCGCCGTGACGAATAAACGAAATCGCCGGATAAAAGACCTGTTGCACAGGGCCTCCAGCAAGGTGATCGCGTATTGCCGGGAGAACAACATCGGGACGCTGGTCATCGGTTATAACAAACACTGGAAGCAGGAGGTCAATATTGGCCGTGTGAATAACCAGAAATTTGTCGGTATTCCGCATGCCATTCTGATCTCTCAAATCCAATACAAGTGCCAAGCTCTCGGCATCACCACCGTTATTCAGGAAGAGTCGTACACCTCCAAGGCATCCGCTCTGGACAACGACTTCATGCCGGTTTACGGCAACAATCCTGAAAACGTCGTACCACTATTCAGCGGAAAGCGAATCCGCCGAGGGTTGTATCAAAGCAAACACGGGATCATAAACGCCGACATCAACGGCGCTCTTAATATCCTCAGAAAAGCAACGGGTGAGGCCTTAGGGCTAGCCTGTAAGGGGTGTGTGTCCAACCCCATAATGATGGATCTTATGCCACACAAATCCGTCGTTATTAGAAGGGAAAATACTGCGCATCAGATCGCCGCGTAG
- the rimM gene encoding ribosome maturation factor RimM (Essential for efficient processing of 16S rRNA), producing the protein MAESSQETVIGRITAVFGIKGWLKVYSFTDPRDGVLNYRNWTLVQEGKRIPVKLEEGRRQGQGIVIRLKGIDDRDVAQRYCGFDIHVPTEQLPELPKGDYYWYQLEGLEVFTVEDECLGTMHHMLETGANDVLVVQASPASIDQRERLIPYLPDEIVLQVDLAKKRMVVDWDPEF; encoded by the coding sequence ATGGCAGAATCCTCGCAGGAAACTGTGATCGGCCGTATTACCGCGGTGTTTGGGATCAAGGGCTGGCTTAAAGTCTACTCTTTTACCGATCCCAGAGACGGAGTGCTGAACTACCGCAACTGGACCCTGGTTCAGGAAGGAAAGCGTATTCCCGTCAAGCTTGAAGAGGGTCGCCGCCAAGGGCAGGGGATCGTCATCAGGCTGAAAGGTATTGATGATCGTGATGTTGCCCAGCGCTACTGCGGGTTTGACATTCATGTGCCAACAGAACAATTACCAGAGCTGCCCAAGGGCGACTATTACTGGTATCAGTTGGAAGGCCTTGAAGTGTTCACGGTTGAAGATGAATGCCTGGGAACAATGCATCATATGCTGGAAACCGGCGCCAACGACGTATTGGTAGTGCAGGCAAGCCCTGCTTCTATTGATCAGCGCGAACGGCTGATTCCTTACCTGCCTGACGAAATCGTTTTGCAGGTAGATTTAGCCAAAAAGCGCATGGTGGTTGACTGGGATCCGGAGTTTTAG
- a CDS encoding DUF1631 domain-containing protein, which yields MSEQSGIHYIHERSKGANGEVAPVPPEVVRIRETVVAGLGDLLQGALDAVDDSLFELANNCRNNNEQNRYFEAMREIRIKRKGVEREFSEAISAFFVSPPSQTSSDNQPQAIDADNLALVGNDDLEEQVALNAMAGKAKAHFQGQLIQLEARFSQVYKTADGVISNPLAPEHLGQAFIHAIQPMEIQIRERLILLKQFDRYVMSNLGMLLDEANRILVQAGVIPHFRHQGKNTSQSPGRGGKAAGSADSTSASQADAAGEIAVFEQIRSMLAHQRSNAGMPQQRSDSRPVYRVSAAELGELLNALPAQNTFDNFGYTGLSEDLSRGEPLTIDLLELMHQLLAQVKRKDGRKPAITEADEDLINLVSMLFDFILDDDNLSAPIQVLISRLQIPILKVVMRDKTFFSHGGHPARRLLNNLARAGIGWSNSDEKSRDKLYNQIHTIVQRILEEFDGDISLFVALHDEFDAFLERENKRSTLVEQRTRESERGRIKSQKAQQTVDTILKEKLARYKLPHTIHTIVVNGWSRVMFLTYLRDEMEHRWNESVKVLDDLIWCLHPHHEDAERDQWVRVVPGLLKTLRAGLEEVSFNSSKLDEMMAQLKHELAEAFRTNAAIETRPEPLVVTPGPAKEDIGEELQDNSISEYMDKIDQIETGSWVEFSLVNGASFRCKLSAIIEEADCFVFVNRMGLKVIEKTRTELAQEMCRGRLTLLEQGALIDRALNAVVGSLRSKAG from the coding sequence ATGAGCGAACAGTCCGGCATTCATTATATCCACGAGCGTTCGAAAGGCGCTAACGGGGAAGTCGCGCCTGTTCCACCCGAGGTGGTACGCATTCGGGAAACGGTTGTTGCAGGCCTGGGTGACTTGTTACAGGGTGCGCTGGACGCCGTCGACGATTCGCTATTTGAACTTGCTAACAACTGCCGCAACAACAATGAGCAAAACCGCTACTTTGAAGCCATGCGGGAAATTCGCATCAAGCGCAAAGGCGTTGAACGCGAGTTCAGCGAAGCGATAAGTGCATTTTTTGTGTCGCCACCCAGCCAGACCAGTTCCGATAACCAGCCCCAGGCCATAGACGCAGACAACCTCGCGCTGGTGGGCAATGACGACCTGGAAGAACAGGTTGCGTTAAACGCCATGGCCGGAAAAGCCAAAGCGCACTTTCAAGGCCAGCTGATTCAGCTGGAGGCGCGCTTCAGTCAAGTATATAAAACAGCAGACGGCGTTATATCCAACCCCTTGGCGCCAGAGCACTTGGGCCAGGCGTTTATACACGCCATACAGCCCATGGAAATCCAGATTCGCGAGCGCCTGATTCTGCTGAAGCAGTTTGACCGCTACGTTATGTCTAATCTGGGCATGCTGCTAGACGAAGCCAACCGCATTTTGGTGCAGGCGGGGGTAATCCCCCACTTTCGCCATCAGGGTAAAAATACCTCGCAAAGCCCGGGTAGAGGCGGCAAAGCAGCCGGTAGCGCGGATTCAACGAGCGCCTCGCAGGCTGATGCCGCAGGCGAAATCGCGGTATTCGAACAGATACGCAGCATGCTTGCGCACCAACGTAGCAATGCCGGTATGCCGCAGCAGCGTTCTGACAGCCGCCCGGTATACCGTGTGTCTGCCGCTGAACTTGGCGAACTTCTTAACGCTTTGCCGGCGCAGAACACATTTGACAACTTTGGCTACACAGGCCTCAGCGAAGACCTCAGCCGAGGCGAGCCGCTGACTATAGATCTACTGGAGTTGATGCACCAACTTCTGGCGCAGGTAAAGCGCAAAGACGGCCGCAAGCCCGCCATAACCGAGGCCGATGAAGACCTCATTAATCTTGTGTCTATGCTGTTCGATTTCATTCTGGACGACGATAACCTGTCAGCACCCATTCAGGTGCTGATCAGCCGCTTGCAGATACCCATACTGAAAGTGGTGATGCGCGACAAAACGTTCTTCAGCCATGGCGGCCATCCCGCTCGGCGCCTGCTCAATAACCTTGCCCGCGCCGGCATTGGCTGGAGCAACAGCGATGAAAAGTCGCGAGACAAACTTTACAACCAGATTCACACCATTGTGCAGCGGATTCTTGAAGAGTTTGACGGCGACATATCGTTGTTTGTTGCCCTACATGACGAATTCGACGCTTTTCTGGAGCGGGAAAACAAGCGTTCAACCCTGGTGGAGCAGCGCACCCGCGAATCTGAGCGTGGCCGTATAAAATCACAGAAAGCCCAGCAGACTGTCGACACGATACTGAAAGAGAAGCTGGCCCGTTACAAACTGCCGCACACCATTCATACCATTGTTGTTAATGGTTGGAGCCGGGTTATGTTCCTGACCTACCTCAGGGACGAGATGGAGCACCGCTGGAACGAGTCGGTAAAAGTACTGGACGACCTGATCTGGTGCCTGCACCCCCATCACGAGGATGCCGAACGCGACCAGTGGGTTCGTGTGGTACCGGGGTTGCTGAAAACCTTGCGCGCCGGGCTTGAAGAAGTGTCGTTTAATTCGTCCAAACTCGACGAAATGATGGCCCAGCTCAAACATGAACTGGCCGAGGCGTTCCGCACCAACGCGGCTATAGAAACCCGCCCAGAGCCTTTAGTAGTAACGCCAGGCCCTGCAAAAGAGGACATCGGCGAAGAACTGCAAGACAACTCCATTTCTGAATACATGGATAAGATTGACCAGATTGAAACCGGTAGCTGGGTAGAATTCAGCCTGGTAAACGGCGCCAGCTTCCGTTGCAAACTGTCGGCTATTATTGAAGAAGCCGACTGCTTTGTGTTCGTTAACCGCATGGGGCTGAAAGTGATTGAAAAAACCCGCACCGAGCTTGCCCAGGAAATGTGCCGTGGCCGGTTGACGCTGCTGGAGCAAGGAGCGCTGATTGACCGCGCACTGAACGCGGTGGTGGGGTCTCTTCGAAGCAAAGCAGGGTGA
- a CDS encoding cytochrome C assembly family protein, protein MGTLILAVTSLLLYSIGTALQALHFRGRVQSSLAMTTLVGILALVGHALLITQIVHHDGGFDFSIVRSSLIISWLITFLLLGLNLTKPLQNLLLGVYPLAGLTIIVALAAPTPARLVPEHSYGMLTHIALSVTAYSLFSLAAIQAVLLYIQNRQLKSNYNSRLVRNLPPLQTMESVLFELVWAGVVLLILAIVTGALFVEDLFAQDIAHKTLFSILSLLVFVALLIGRHTRGWRGVTASRWTLAGCALLMVAFYGSKLVLELIFHRGL, encoded by the coding sequence ATGGGAACGCTGATTCTCGCGGTTACCTCACTTCTGTTATACAGCATCGGCACGGCCCTGCAGGCCCTTCATTTCCGCGGCCGGGTGCAAAGCAGCTTGGCAATGACCACATTGGTGGGCATTTTGGCCTTGGTGGGCCACGCATTGCTGATCACTCAGATTGTGCATCATGACGGCGGTTTCGATTTCAGCATTGTGCGCAGCTCGCTCATCATCTCCTGGCTGATCACATTCCTGCTACTTGGCCTGAATCTTACCAAACCCCTACAAAACCTTCTATTAGGCGTATACCCCCTGGCCGGCCTGACCATTATTGTTGCGCTGGCAGCGCCCACTCCAGCGCGGCTGGTGCCAGAGCACAGCTATGGCATGCTGACCCACATTGCCCTGTCGGTCACCGCTTACAGCCTGTTCAGCCTGGCGGCGATTCAGGCCGTGTTGTTGTATATCCAAAACCGCCAACTGAAGAGCAACTACAACAGCCGCCTGGTGCGCAACCTGCCCCCCCTGCAAACCATGGAGTCGGTGCTGTTCGAACTGGTGTGGGCCGGTGTTGTGCTACTGATTCTAGCCATTGTTACCGGCGCTCTTTTTGTCGAAGACCTGTTCGCCCAGGACATTGCCCACAAAACTCTGTTTTCGATACTCTCGTTGCTGGTGTTTGTGGCCTTGCTGATTGGCCGCCACACCAGAGGCTGGCGCGGGGTGACCGCAAGCCGCTGGACACTGGCAGGCTGCGCGTTATTAATGGTAGCGTTCTATGGCAGCAAGCTGGTGCTGGAACTGATTTTCCATCGCGGCCTGTAA
- a CDS encoding HlyC/CorC family transporter, which yields MNETSLTALFITLAGLILLSAFFSSSETGMMTLNRYRLKHMAQTGHKGAKRAHRLLQRTDQLIGVILIGNNFVNISASAIATVIAIRIWGDAGIAIATVLLTIVILIFAEVTPKTLAALFPEKIAFPASYVLAPLLKILYPVVWAVNLFTGGILKLLRVSPEDIANDHLSREELRTLVNEAGALIPAKHKDMLVSILDLEKVTVTDIMVPRNEVVGIDLDNDLNSILRLLRNSQHTRLPVYKGDINEIQGILHLRNIAKLLQKDDLNKDMIVQLCTEPYFVPESTPLNTQLINFQKGRRRFGIVVDEYGEVLGLATLEDILEEIVGEFTTDYASTSPDIIPQDNGTYIIDGSASLRVINKSLAWKLPIDGPKTLNGLITETLENIPDSNVCLRVGGHRVEVLQIKDNVVKAAIVHPKKRKNRGLGR from the coding sequence TTGAACGAAACATCGCTGACCGCGCTGTTTATTACGCTAGCCGGACTGATTTTGCTATCGGCCTTCTTTTCCAGCTCCGAAACCGGAATGATGACGCTGAACCGGTATCGCCTGAAGCACATGGCGCAAACCGGTCACAAAGGCGCCAAGCGCGCCCACAGGCTTCTGCAGCGCACCGATCAGCTGATCGGCGTTATCCTGATTGGCAACAACTTCGTTAACATCTCTGCCTCGGCCATTGCCACGGTCATCGCCATACGCATCTGGGGCGACGCCGGTATTGCCATAGCCACCGTACTACTGACCATTGTTATCCTGATTTTTGCGGAGGTTACGCCAAAGACGTTGGCCGCACTGTTTCCGGAAAAAATCGCCTTTCCTGCCAGTTATGTTCTGGCTCCGCTGCTAAAAATACTCTACCCGGTGGTATGGGCGGTAAACCTGTTCACCGGCGGCATTTTGAAACTGCTGCGGGTGTCGCCGGAAGACATTGCCAACGACCACCTCAGCCGCGAGGAGTTACGCACCCTGGTAAACGAAGCCGGCGCGCTGATTCCGGCCAAGCACAAAGATATGCTGGTGAGCATACTGGACCTGGAAAAAGTCACCGTGACGGACATTATGGTGCCCCGTAACGAAGTCGTCGGGATTGATCTGGATAACGACCTGAACAGCATTCTGCGCTTGTTACGCAATAGCCAGCACACCCGCCTGCCGGTTTATAAAGGCGATATCAATGAAATTCAGGGCATTCTGCATTTGCGCAACATCGCCAAACTGCTGCAAAAAGATGACCTGAACAAAGACATGATTGTACAGCTGTGCACCGAGCCCTACTTTGTACCGGAAAGCACACCACTGAACACCCAGCTGATTAACTTCCAGAAGGGCCGCCGTCGCTTTGGCATTGTGGTAGACGAATACGGCGAAGTTCTGGGCCTGGCCACTTTGGAAGACATACTTGAAGAAATCGTGGGCGAGTTCACCACCGACTATGCATCCACCAGCCCAGACATTATTCCCCAAGACAATGGCACTTATATTATTGATGGCTCCGCCTCGCTGCGGGTAATTAACAAAAGCCTGGCCTGGAAGTTGCCCATAGACGGCCCGAAAACCCTGAACGGTTTGATTACCGAAACCCTGGAGAATATCCCCGACAGCAATGTGTGCCTGAGGGTTGGTGGACATCGGGTTGAAGTACTACAAATTAAAGATAATGTTGTGAAGGCGGCCATTGTTCACCCCAAAAAACGCAAAAACCGCGGGCTTGGCCGGTGA
- the rpsP gene encoding 30S ribosomal protein S16: protein MVKIRLARGGSKKRPFYHLTVTDSRKARDSRFIERVGFFNPIARGQEERLRVDRERVAHWISQGAQPSDRVAQLLKTAD from the coding sequence ATGGTAAAAATCCGTTTGGCTCGCGGCGGCTCTAAGAAGCGCCCGTTCTACCATCTGACAGTGACCGACAGCCGCAAAGCACGCGACAGTCGTTTTATTGAACGTGTCGGCTTCTTCAACCCGATTGCCCGTGGACAGGAAGAGCGTCTGCGTGTTGATCGTGAGCGTGTTGCGCACTGGATCAGCCAAGGCGCACAGCCTAGCGATCGCGTTGCCCAACTGCTGAAAACCGCAGACTGA
- the rplS gene encoding 50S ribosomal protein L19 — protein sequence MSGKNNIINQIETEQMTKEIPPFAPGDTVVVQVRVTEGTRERLQAFEGVVIGKRNRGMNSSFIVRKISYGVGVERTFQSFSKLIESITVKRRGVVRQAKLYYLRDLSGKKARIKEKLG from the coding sequence ATGAGTGGCAAGAACAACATCATCAATCAAATTGAAACAGAACAAATGACCAAGGAAATTCCGCCGTTCGCGCCGGGTGATACCGTGGTTGTTCAGGTTCGCGTAACTGAAGGCACCCGTGAGCGTCTGCAGGCGTTTGAAGGCGTTGTCATTGGTAAGCGCAACCGTGGCATGAACTCTTCTTTCATCGTACGTAAGATTTCTTACGGCGTGGGCGTAGAGCGTACATTCCAGAGTTTCTCCAAGCTGATTGAAAGCATTACAGTGAAGCGTCGCGGCGTTGTTCGCCAGGCCAAGCTGTACTACCTGCGCGACCTGTCTGGTAAGAAAGCTCGTATCAAGGAAAAGCTGGGCTGA
- the tnpA gene encoding IS200/IS605 family transposase, translated as MKRSHNSCVYKLQYHLVLVTKYRNKCLNDDMLLWLEDEFIRLLSADDCGLDEFNGEADHIHALITLHPMVTPAKLINTLKTVSSRMIKKEYGAQLKEFYGGTSALWSRSYCLLSVGGAPIDVLRAYIENQDRPK; from the coding sequence ATGAAAAGAAGTCATAACTCGTGCGTTTACAAACTCCAATATCATTTGGTGTTGGTGACCAAATATCGGAATAAGTGCCTGAATGATGACATGCTGCTCTGGCTTGAAGATGAGTTTATCCGACTGTTAAGCGCCGATGATTGCGGGCTGGATGAGTTCAACGGCGAAGCTGATCACATTCACGCACTGATCACGCTTCACCCGATGGTTACACCGGCAAAACTGATCAACACGCTGAAAACCGTCAGCAGCCGGATGATCAAAAAGGAATATGGCGCCCAACTCAAAGAGTTTTACGGGGGCACAAGCGCGCTGTGGAGTCGGTCGTACTGCTTATTGTCAGTGGGTGGGGCGCCGATCGACGTTCTCCGTGCCTACATTGAGAACCAGGACCGACCAAAATAG
- a CDS encoding thioredoxin fold domain-containing protein, with protein MSFSLPVMSRLVAAALLGGLLLPAFAVAEDIEERITQRLQTAVPGLQVESMAPAKAQGIYEVRTNSGQIVYATEDAEYLFIGDLVKLENAGYVNLTEQARTSQRRQTINEHAKKGGLIQYAAKGEQKAVIDVFTDIDCGYCRKLHGEMDELNELGITVNYYGFPRSGPGTESFRKYVSVWCAEDPQAAMNKAKSGGAVKPADCANPVAEQYNLGRLVGVTGTPAIVLEDGTLMPGYVPAKTLARGLGIL; from the coding sequence ATGTCTTTTTCTCTGCCTGTTATGTCCCGCCTTGTTGCCGCGGCCCTGTTGGGTGGCTTACTGCTGCCAGCATTCGCCGTTGCAGAGGATATTGAAGAGCGCATCACCCAGCGCCTGCAAACCGCCGTACCCGGCCTGCAGGTAGAAAGCATGGCGCCGGCAAAAGCGCAGGGCATATACGAGGTGCGCACCAACAGCGGTCAGATTGTGTACGCCACCGAAGATGCGGAATATCTGTTTATTGGCGACCTGGTCAAACTTGAAAACGCCGGCTACGTTAACCTTACCGAACAGGCACGCACCAGCCAGCGCCGGCAAACTATAAACGAGCACGCCAAAAAGGGCGGCTTGATCCAGTACGCGGCCAAGGGCGAACAAAAAGCGGTGATTGACGTGTTTACCGACATCGATTGCGGTTACTGCCGCAAATTACACGGCGAAATGGACGAACTTAACGAACTGGGCATTACCGTAAATTACTACGGCTTTCCCCGTTCCGGTCCGGGTACCGAATCCTTCCGCAAGTACGTGTCCGTGTGGTGCGCCGAAGACCCGCAAGCGGCTATGAACAAGGCCAAAAGCGGCGGCGCCGTCAAGCCCGCTGACTGCGCCAACCCGGTGGCTGAGCAATACAACCTCGGCCGACTGGTCGGCGTAACCGGCACTCCCGCTATCGTATTGGAAGATGGAACATTAATGCCGGGCTACGTGCCCGCCAAAACCCTGGCGCGCGGTTTGGGTATTCTCTAA